In Hymenobacter sublimis, a single genomic region encodes these proteins:
- the uvrB gene encoding excinuclease ABC subunit UvrB, with amino-acid sequence MHYQLTSEFKPTGDQPQAIRQLVEGINNGEPAQVLLGATGTGKTFTMANVIAETGKPALVLCHNKTLAAQLYGEFKQFFPNNAVEYYISYYDYYQPEAYIASTDVFIEKDLAINQEIEKLRLHTTSTLLSGRRDVIVVASVSCIYGIGNPEEFGKNVIFLAPGLRYSRNNLLYSFVQILYSRTEAEFTRGTFRVKGDTVDLFPAYADYAYRIFFFGDEIEAIHKIDPVSGKKLADEKSVTLYPAQLFVTGKDTLNQAIKEIQFDMTQQHAYFEKEGRDAEAKRIMERTEFDLEMIRELGYCSGIENYSRYFDGRQPGSRPFCLLDYFPEDYLLVVDESHATMPQIRAMWGGDRSRKTALVEYGFRLPSAMDNRPLTFNEFEGMVRQAVFVSATPADYELTQANGVVVEQIIRPTGLLDPEIDLRPSGNQIDDLLDEVDNRVKMGDRVLVTTLTKRMAEELQKYMERLGIKSSYVHSDVKTLDRVEILRQLRLGEIDVLIGVNLLREGLDLPEVSLVAILDADKEGFLRDQRSLIQTMGRAARNDRGKVIMYADRITGSMQRAIDETNRRRATQMAYNEEHGITPRTVRKSREAIMEQTSLSDYRIAEAPSYAGPTEDAALAIAAEPVVSMMSKVDLEKLIKQTEKQMEAAAKDLDFLTAAKLRDELAGLKQVLKTKRD; translated from the coding sequence ATGCACTACCAACTGACCTCGGAATTCAAACCCACCGGCGACCAGCCCCAGGCCATTCGGCAACTGGTGGAAGGAATTAATAATGGCGAGCCAGCGCAGGTACTGCTGGGGGCCACAGGCACGGGTAAAACCTTCACCATGGCCAACGTTATTGCCGAGACCGGCAAGCCAGCCCTGGTGTTGTGTCACAATAAAACCCTTGCGGCCCAGCTCTACGGCGAGTTCAAGCAGTTCTTCCCCAACAACGCCGTCGAGTACTATATCAGCTACTACGACTACTACCAGCCCGAGGCTTACATTGCTTCTACCGACGTCTTTATTGAAAAAGACCTGGCCATTAACCAGGAAATCGAGAAGCTGCGCCTGCACACTACTTCCACGCTGCTCAGCGGGCGCCGCGACGTGATTGTGGTAGCCTCCGTGTCGTGCATTTACGGCATCGGTAACCCCGAGGAGTTTGGCAAAAACGTCATTTTCCTGGCCCCCGGCCTGCGCTACTCGCGCAACAACCTGCTCTATTCCTTCGTCCAGATTCTGTACTCGCGTACCGAGGCGGAGTTTACCCGCGGTACATTTCGGGTGAAGGGCGACACCGTAGACCTGTTTCCGGCCTACGCCGACTACGCTTACCGCATTTTCTTTTTCGGCGACGAAATAGAGGCCATTCACAAGATTGACCCCGTAAGCGGCAAGAAGCTTGCCGACGAGAAGTCTGTTACGCTTTACCCCGCCCAGCTATTCGTAACCGGCAAGGACACGCTCAACCAGGCCATCAAGGAAATCCAGTTCGACATGACCCAGCAGCACGCCTACTTCGAGAAAGAAGGCCGTGATGCCGAAGCCAAGCGCATCATGGAGCGCACCGAGTTCGACCTGGAAATGATTCGGGAGCTGGGCTACTGCTCCGGCATCGAGAACTACTCGCGCTATTTCGACGGCCGCCAGCCCGGCTCCCGGCCCTTCTGCCTGCTCGACTATTTCCCCGAAGACTACCTGCTGGTAGTCGACGAGAGCCACGCCACCATGCCCCAAATCCGGGCCATGTGGGGCGGCGACCGGAGCCGCAAAACAGCTCTGGTGGAGTACGGCTTCCGCCTGCCCTCGGCCATGGACAACCGCCCGCTTACCTTCAACGAGTTTGAGGGCATGGTGCGCCAGGCCGTATTCGTGTCGGCTACCCCCGCCGACTACGAGCTAACCCAGGCCAACGGGGTAGTGGTAGAGCAAATCATTCGCCCTACCGGCCTGCTCGACCCCGAAATTGACCTGCGTCCCAGCGGCAACCAGATTGACGATCTGCTGGACGAAGTGGACAACCGCGTGAAAATGGGTGACCGGGTGCTGGTAACGACTCTTACCAAGCGTATGGCCGAGGAGCTGCAGAAGTACATGGAGCGCCTGGGCATCAAGTCGAGCTACGTACACTCCGACGTGAAAACCCTGGACCGGGTAGAGATTCTACGCCAGTTGCGCCTCGGCGAAATCGACGTGCTGATTGGGGTAAACCTGCTACGGGAAGGCCTCGACTTGCCGGAAGTGAGCCTGGTGGCCATTCTCGACGCCGATAAGGAAGGCTTCCTGCGCGACCAACGCAGCCTGATTCAGACCATGGGCCGCGCTGCCCGTAATGACCGGGGCAAGGTAATCATGTACGCTGACCGCATTACGGGCTCCATGCAGCGCGCCATCGACGAAACCAACCGCCGCCGGGCTACCCAGATGGCCTACAATGAGGAACACGGCATCACGCCCCGCACGGTGCGTAAGTCGCGCGAGGCCATTATGGAACAAACCTCGCTGTCGGACTACCGCATTGCGGAAGCGCCAAGCTACGCCGGCCCTACTGAGGACGCCGCCCTGGCCATTGCCGCCGAGCCGGTAGTTTCCATGATGAGCAAAGTGGACCTGGAAAAGCTTATTAAGCAAACCGAAAAGCAGATGGAGGCTGCCGCCAAGGACCTCGACTTCCTAACTGCTGCCAAACTCCGCGACGAGCTGGCCGGCCTCAAACAGGTGCTCAAGACCAAGCGCGACTAG
- a CDS encoding DUF6970 domain-containing protein produces MSRLFLSFSLGLLLTGAASCSNSLDEAVDGTCVTNFSATLIEQLQQKPKQTPAAEVIQYTYQGRTVYLVTGGDAANYSYLFDTCGNVICAAAGGPNKTGDGRCPDFAATATNATLLWRDPR; encoded by the coding sequence ATGAGTCGCCTTTTTCTTTCATTCTCACTAGGATTGCTGCTAACGGGCGCTGCATCCTGCTCCAATTCCCTTGATGAAGCAGTAGACGGTACCTGCGTAACCAACTTTTCCGCTACCCTGATTGAGCAGTTACAGCAGAAACCCAAGCAAACGCCCGCGGCCGAAGTAATCCAGTACACCTACCAAGGCCGCACCGTGTACCTAGTAACGGGCGGCGATGCTGCCAACTACAGCTACCTGTTTGACACCTGCGGCAATGTGATTTGTGCCGCCGCCGGTGGCCCCAACAAAACCGGCGACGGACGGTGCCCGGATTTTGCCGCCACGGCCACCAACGCCACCCTCCTTTGGCGCGACCCGCGGTAG